The Pirellulales bacterium genome segment GCGGCGACTGGCCGACGCCGAGAGCGCCTACTACCGTTCGCTGGTCGATTTCAACCTGGCGATCATGTCGGTGCATCTCCGCAAGGGCTCGCTGCTGGAATACAACGGCGTGATGCTGGCCGAAGGCCCCTGGCCCGGCAAGGCCTACTTCGATGCCCGCAAGCGTGCTCGCGAACGTGACGCTGCCCTATACATGAACTACGGCTTCACGCATCCCCGGGTGCTGAGCCGCGGCCCGCTGGCCCAGAACCTGGGTGGTGCGGTTGGAACTCCGGGACAGAACTTCCCGACGCCGGCCAAGGGTGCCGAAGAAGTGCCGGTGCCGATGTCCGAGCAGAATTTCGGCACGCCGAGCATCGAGACGACTCCTCCGGCTACCAGCGGCCCGCAGGCTCGGCTCCGCCCGATGCCGCAGGCGGGCGCGGCGGTCGCCCCCAGCGTCGGCACCACCTCGCCGTTCAACTGGGGCTCGCTCGGCATCGGCGGCTCGTCGGCCCCGGGCACGGCCGTGGCCCCGGTTGCCGCGACAATGCCTCAGGCGTCGGGTAATATGGTGCAACCTGCGGGGGGAACGTTCGGCGCCAGCCCACGAGGGCAGGTGGCCCACGCCAACTACCAGCAGCAGTGGCAACCTGTCTCCGGTGACCAGCCGATGGCTGGGGCAGCACCGTATGAAACGCGCCCGGCTAAAGCGGTTGTTGGAAGTTCTTATCCAACTACAGGGTGGACTCCCACAAACCACTAATTCGCTGGCGCGAACCTTGGGCGTCAGCCGGCGCACGATCTTTCGCGATCTCGAATTGCTGCGCGATGCCGGGGTGCCGCTCGTCTTCGACGACGAGCACCTCCGCTACGATCTCACGACCGCGGGCATCTTGCCTCCGACGAGTTTTAACACGTCGGAGGCACTTTCGTTGATCCTGCTCTGCCAGGAGCTGGGGGACACGCCGGGGGTCCCCTTTTGCGGGCCGGCCCGCTCGGCCGCGCTGAAGGTCGAAAGCACGCTGCCGCAACGCCTGCGCGACCACCTCCGCGAAGTGACGCGCGCGGTCAGCATCAAGCTCGCTCCCGCGAACCCGCTGGCCGGACATCACACGACGTACGAGATGCTGCTGGCAGCGATAGGCCAGCGCCGTGCGGTGCGGCTGCGGTACAACAGCTTCGCCGAGCAAGAGGTCATCGCCACCAAGGTAAAGTCGCACCGGCTCGTTTTCAGCCGCCGTAGTTGGTACCTGATTGGCCGCTCGTCGCTGCACCGCGCGACGCGCACCTTCAACCTGGGGCGGATTCTCGACGTCGAAGTTCTCGACGAGCGCTATGCGATTCCCAGCCGCTTCAACCTCGAACGCTATCTCGGCAACGCCTGGCACCTCATTCCCGAGCCAGGGCCCGATCACGAGATCCACGTGCGGTTTCGCCCTCTGGTGGCAGGCAACGTGGCCGAAGTGCTGTGGCACAAGACGCAGCGGGTCGAATGGCACGCCGATGGCTCGCTCGACTACTTTGCCACCGTCTCGGGGCTGGGCGAGATCTCGTGGTGGATCCTGGGGTATGGCGATCAGGCCGAGGTACTCGCCCCCGCCCCCCTGCGCCGGCGCGTGGCCGACGCCGCGGAACGGATGGCGGTGCAATATCGAGTCGTCGCCAACGGCAAACATGGGGCCGCCGCCGAGCCCACCACGCATCGCGAGAAGCTGCCTGCTCCCCGTCGAACGGGCAAACGCCAGCTTGCGCGACGGGCACGACCGTCGGCGGCGGGCAAGGTCTGAACCACGGCCCGACGGCAGCCCCGAGCTTGCCCGCTGCCGCCATGCCCTTGCCCCGCGGGGCGTGCGCCGCCAGACTTGCTCGTTCGAGTACCGTGGCAGCTTTCCCACCTTCGATCCCGATGAGAGCTTGTTCCGTGTTACACACCCTGCCGCCTCTTCGTTTGAAGTTCCCCGTACTCGTCGCGCTCGCGCTTTCGGTCTGTGTGGCTCTGTGCCCTCGAGTGGCTTCTGCCCAGGCTGCGTCCCCCATCGCGACGGAGGCGTTCCCCGCCGAGCTGGTCGAGTTCGTCCCCTACGAGAAGAACCCCATCTTCACCGGCGAGGGGCCCGGCCACTGGGACGCGAAGATTCGCGAGCGCGGCTGGATCCTGCGCGACGGCGATCTCTGGCATTTGTGGTTCACCGGCTACGACGGCACGCGCGAAGGAATCAAGCTGCTGGGGCATGCCACGTCGTCCGATGGATTGAACTGGAAGCGCGACGCGCACAATCCCGTTTACTCGGAGCATTGGGTCGAAGACATGATGGTCGTGCCGCGCGACGGCACGTTCTACATGTTTGCCGAGGGGGTGGGAGATCGCGCGCAACTACTGACCTCGCCCGACGGCGTCGACTGGACGCGCGTCGGCCCGCTCGACGTGCGCTATACCGACGGCCGGCCTCTCACGCCGGGCCCCTTCGGTACGCCGACCGCCTTGGTCGAAGGAGACACCTGGTACCTGTTCTATGAACGGGGCGATCAGGCCGTGTGGCTGGCCTCGAGCCAGGACTTGAAGATCTGGACGAACGTGCAGGACGAGCCCGTGCTGCGTCCTGGACCGGGCGCGTACGACGACAATATGATCGCCTTGAATCAGGTCATCAAATACAAGGGGCGTTACTACGCCTCGTACCACGGCAGCGGCGATGAAGCGGCGCCGCGAACCTGGAATTCGTGCCTGGCAGTATCCGATGACTTGCGCCATTGGGAAAAGTATGCTGGCAATCCCGTGCTCGAAGACAATCAATCGAGTAACCTGCTGATCGAAGCTGGCAACGGTTTTCGCCTCTACTCGATGCACGATGCGGTGCGCGTTTACCTGCCCAAGTCCGAATAGTCCTTGAACCGCGAGTTTTGGCGCCGTGAGTTGGCAGAACATCCTGGGACATGACGACGTCGTCGAGCAGTTTCGGCACGCGCTCGCACAAGGCCGGCTCGCGAGCACGTTTCTGTTCGTCGGACCGTCGGGCGTCGGCAAGCGGCGCTTCGCCGAGGCGTTGGCCAAGACGCTCCTCTGCCAACAGCACTTGCCCGAGCAGATGAACCCCTGCGGAACGTGCGAAAGCTGCCGGCTATTCGACGCCGGGAATCACCCCGATTTTCAAGTCGTGGAGAAGCCCGAGGAGAAGAGCACGATTCCGGTCGAGCTGTTCATCGGTCGCGACGATCGCCGGATGCGCGAGGGGCTCTGTCATCACCTCTCGCTGAAGCCGTTTCTGGGTGGCCGCAAACTGGCCGTGATCGACGACGCCGATTATCTCAATGCCGAGGGCGCGAACAGTCTGCTTAAAACGCTCGAGGAACCCCCCCCGCGCTCGGTGCTGATTCTGATCGGCACGAGCGCCGACCGGCAGTTGCCCACCATCCGCTCGCGGGCACAAACGGTGCGCTTTCGCCCCTTGTCCGACGAACACCTGGCCGAGTTGCTGCGCCGCGAGGGATTGGTCACCGACGAGACCGAGGCCGAACGCCTGCTTGGCGTCGCCGAGGGGAGTCTCACGCGCGCCACGGCCTGGTCCGACCCTGACTTCTGGCAGTTTCGCGGCAAGTTGCTGACACACCTGGCCGAGCCCAGTCAGGGGAGCGTGCGCTTCGCCCAGGCTCTGAACACCTTCGTCGACGAGGCGGGCACGCAGGCCTCGGCGCGCCGTGACCGCGCGCGGCAGGCGCTGGCCCAGGCGGCCGAGTTCTATCGCCAATTGATGCGCGGCCTGGTCGGCGCGCCCTTGGCCGAAGACCGCGAGGTACGTGGCATCGTCGACCGGGCGCTAACGCAATGGTCGGGAGACGAGACGACGGCGGCGCAATGTCTCGACCGCTGCCTGAAGGCGATGGAACAGGTCGACCGCAACGCCAACCAGGCCACGGTGCTCGAAGCCTGGCTCGACGATCTCGCGCGACTGGGCGCGTGAATGAACCTAGGGGGGGTAGCACCCTCTACTCGCTCAGCTCCCCCTGCACCGTAATGATCAATCGCCGCCCCCCGGCGCGGTTGCGGTGTTCGCAGAGATAGATGCCCTGCCACGTGCCCAGTGCCAAATGCCCGTCGCGGATCGGCACGCTCACCGAGCTGCCCAAGAGTGCCGCTTTGACATGCGCCGGCATGTCATCGGGCCCCTCGCACGTGTGCGTGTAAGGAAAGTCTTCTGGGGCGATGGCGTTGAAGCTGCTTTCCAGATCGACCGGGACGTCGGGATCGGCGTTTTCGTTGATCGTCAGCGAGGCCGACGTGTGCTGAATGAAGACGTGCAAGAGCCCCACGCGAATCCGCGAGAGGGCCGTCGCCCCACGCTCGATCTCGGGCGTGATGAGATGGAAGCCGCGCCGCCGGGGATGAAGCTGCACCGTGTATTGGAACCAGGCCATTTTAGTGGTCAGGGGTCAGGGGTCCGTACATTCAAGGGCGCATTCTTCTTTGGACGCAGCATAACAGGCGAAGCACGTTCAGGCAGTAACAGTCACCGCGCGCTTGCGCTAGCGATAGGGCGCAAGGCGATTGCCCTTGTCGTCTCGGCCTTCTATCCTCAAGTTTTTCACCGGTCTGGCCGTCGGCCCACGACGTGCCAGGGACTGAATTCGGCGACCTCTGGAGCGTGGCGTGGCGACGAAGACTGCCCTGGTAACCGGAGCCAGTGGGTTTATCGGCCCCCATCTCGTGCGCGTGCTGCAACGCGAAGGCCGCCACGTGCGCTGCCTGGTGCGGAAGACATCGCAGACGGCGTCACTGGTGGAACTCGGCGCCGAGCTCGTCACCGGCGACGTCACCGAGGCCCCCTCGCTGGCGGCCGCCGTCGAGGGAGTCGACGAGATCTATCACCTGGCAGGGGTGACGAAATCCTTCCGACCCGAGGGATTTCAAGCGGTGAACGAAACGGGCACGCGCAACCTGGCCGTAGCCGCCGCCGAGCAACCACAGCCCCCGGTGCTCGTGCATGTCTCGAGCCTGGCCGCGGCCGGCGCGGCGCCCGTCGGGCGCGATCGCACGGAAACCGATCCCGCCTCGCCCGTTTCGACCTATGGTCGCAGCAAGCGGGCCGGCGAGATTATTGCCGAATCGTACGCCGAGCGCGTCCCCACGACGATCGTCCGCCCGCCGATCGTCTTCGGCGAAGGGGATCGCGATATGCTGCAGATGTTCGTGCCGATCCGCTGGACGGGCGTCCACTTCGTGCCGAGCCTGGCCAAGCGTTACGTCTCGCTCGTCTACGCGGGCGATCTGGCCGAAGGACTCCTGCTGGCCGCCGAACGGGGCAAGCGTCTCGCGACGCAGCCCCAAATCGCGGGCCAAGGCTACTACTTCATCGCCTTCGACGATCAGCCTTCGTATGCCGAACTGGGACGCCTGTGCGGCATCGCCCTGGGACGTCGCTGGACGTTCGCCGCGCCCACGCCGGAGATTTTCAGTTGGGGCCTCGCTGGCGTGAACGAGCTGGCCGCGCGGGTGCGGCGCCGGCCGGGCATCGTCAACTTCGACAAGATCCGCGAGGCCTCGGCCGGCTCCTGGATCTGCTCGGTGGCCAAGGCCCGCGAAGAATTGGGCTTCCGTCCCAGCGCCACACTCGCCGAGCGTTTGGAGCAAACGGTGCGCTGGTGGCGGGCGCAGCGCTGGCTTTAACGGCGCTAGACCAGCTCGCGCAGCGGCTCGCGATGATCGAGCAGGTAGGTGGGCCGGCCGCTATGATCGTTGATCGTGGTCGTGGCCACGTCGATGCCGAGATTGTGGTACAGCGTGGCGAAGACTTCCTGGAAATGGACAGGCCGTTCCTTCGGCACCTCGGCCAGGCGCGTCGTTTCGCCAATCACCTGCCCCGTGCGCATGCCGCCTCCGGCGAGCAGTCCGCAGGCGACCTGGGGCCAGTGATCGCGACCGGCGCTGGGATTGATACGCGGCGTGCGACCGAACTCCCCCCAGACGACCACCGACACATCGTCCAACATGCCGCGTTGTTCGAGATCTTCGATCAAAGCGCTTACACCTTGATCCAGTAGCGGCATCTCCTCGCGCCCCTGGCGAAAATTCGCGCCGTGCCAGTCCCAGCGACTGAAGGCGAGCGTCACGCAGCGCACGCCCGCCGAGACGAGCCGCCGCGCGACGAGAAAGTTGTCGAGCAGCCGCGGACCGCCGTCGTCTTTGTTCTCGGGATATCCGCGACCGTAGCAATCGCGGAGCTTTTCGTCCTCGCGACTCAAATCGAGCGCTTCGACCAGCTTGCTCGACGTCAGCACGTCGAACGCGCGGCGGTTGAAGGCATCCATGCCGTCCATCATGCCGCTGGCGTCGCTTTCGCGGCGGAACCGATCGAGCGCCGCAAGCACGGTCTGACGATCACCCAAGCGGTCGAGCGTCACGCCGGACAGCGTCATATTGGCCAGGCCTTCGCTGTCGGGCTTGAAGGGGGCGTGTGCCTTGCCGAGAAAGCCCGGCTCGCCGGCGTTCGCCCAGGGCATGTGTCCCATGCGCGGCGCAAGCCCCACGAACGGCGGCACCGCGCGATCGACGGGGCCTTGCAGCTTCGACACCACCGAACCCAGCGCAGGCCAGCCCCCTTGCGGCTGCGGCCCACCCTCGTTGTGGCCGCTATTGCACATGTATGACGAATGGGAACCGTCAGCCCCCACCAGCGTGCGAATCACCGCCAGCTTGTCGGCCATCTGCGCCAGCCGCGGAAAATGCTCGCAGAACTCGATGCCGGGTACGTTCGTGGCGATCGGGTTGAACTCGCCGCGGATCTCGGCCGGCGCCTCCGGCTTGAGATCGAACATGTCCTGATGCGGCGGACCTCCCGGTAGGAAGATCATGATTACCGCTTTGTGCGAAGACCGCGTGCCGGCGCGTGCCTCGGCCTCGTAGAGTTGCGGCAACGAAAGCCCACCCAGCGCCAGGCCGCCAATCTTGAGGAAGTTGCGGCGCGAAACGCCATCGCAGAAACGATAGCGCGGACCGTGGATCGTGAGCATGAACATCCTCCCATGGCGTGCTTCGATCGCAGCCATAACTCCAAGCGAGATCCTATCGACCCGCGCTGATGGGATCAACGCGAAGATGAACTTTCCGCAGGATTTGCCAGCCCGTTGACGCCGGTCGTAGCGGCTGCGAAGTTGGCACACGCGTCTGAAGAAGCAGCCCCCGTCGAGAACATGGCCCATGGCGAAGAAGGAACTGATCCGTTGCCCCTGGCCCGTCGCCGACGACCCGCTCTACGTGGCCTATCACGACCGCGAGTGGGGCGTACCGGTGCGGCGCGACCAGAAGATCTTCGAGTTCCTCGTGCTCGAGGCGTTCCAGGCGGGACTCTCGTGGCGGACGATCTTGAATCGCCGCGAGGGGTTTCGGCAGGCGTTCGCCGGCTTCGACTACGAACAGGTCGCTACGTTCACCAAGCGCGACGAGGCCCGGCTGATGCAAGACACGGGTATCATTCGCAACCGGGCGAAGATCGAATCGGCCGTCACGAACGCACAGCGTTTCATCGAAGTCCGTGAGGAGTTTGGCACCTTCTCGAAGTACATGTGGAGTTGGGTCGGCGGTCAACCGATCGTGAACCAAATTCGCACCAAGGCCGACTATAAAGCCACCAGCCCCGAGGGGGACGCCTGGGCCAAAGATCTGAAGAAGCGGGGCTTCAAGTTCCTCGGCCCCACGGTGATCTACGCCCACATGCAGGCCACCGGCATGGTCAACGACCACACGGTCGATTGCTTCCGCTATCGGGAGTTGCAGAAGTAGGTCAGGTACTCCGTACCTGACAATGCTCGACGATGCCGAACGAACTGGCTGTCAGGTACGGAGTACCTGACAATACCTCCCTGACCACTAGCCACTAACCCCTCTTCCGCCAATCGATTCCCGACAGCTTCGCCAGTGCCAGTTCTAGCGCGTGCGTACCGTCGCGTTGATGGCCTTGCGCGGCGAGGGCGACGTAGAGCTGATACGACAGGGCCAGGCCCGGCATGGAGATGCCCATCCGCTTCGACTCGGCCAGGGCGATGCCCATGTCCTTGATGAAGTGCTCGACGAAGAAGCCGGGATCGAAGTTGTTGTCGATGATCCGGGGGCCCAGGTTATTCAGCGACCAACTCCCCGCGGCGCCGGGACCGACCGACTCGAGCATCGTCTTCAGGTCGAGCCCCGCCTTGTAGCCGTAGAGCAAGGCCTCGCAGACGCCGATCATGTTCGTGGCGATGAGGATCTGGTTGGCCATCTTCGTGTGCTGCCCGGCGCCGGGGCCGCCCTGGTGGATGATGGTCTTGCCCATCGCCTCCCAGCAGGGGCGCAAGGCTTCGACGACCGCCTGGTCTCCGCCGATCATGATCGAGAGCCGCGCTTCACGGGCGCCGACATCTCCGCCCGAGACCGGCGCGTCGACGCTGGACACGCCGCGCTCCTTCGCTCGCTGGGCGATCTCCTCGGCCAGCGACGGCTCGCTCGTCGTCATGTCGACCAG includes the following:
- a CDS encoding secondary thiamine-phosphate synthase enzyme YjbQ translates to MAWFQYTVQLHPRRRGFHLITPEIERGATALSRIRVGLLHVFIQHTSASLTINENADPDVPVDLESSFNAIAPEDFPYTHTCEGPDDMPAHVKAALLGSSVSVPIRDGHLALGTWQGIYLCEHRNRAGGRRLIITVQGELSE
- a CDS encoding NAD-dependent epimerase/dehydratase family protein: MATKTALVTGASGFIGPHLVRVLQREGRHVRCLVRKTSQTASLVELGAELVTGDVTEAPSLAAAVEGVDEIYHLAGVTKSFRPEGFQAVNETGTRNLAVAAAEQPQPPVLVHVSSLAAAGAAPVGRDRTETDPASPVSTYGRSKRAGEIIAESYAERVPTTIVRPPIVFGEGDRDMLQMFVPIRWTGVHFVPSLAKRYVSLVYAGDLAEGLLLAAERGKRLATQPQIAGQGYYFIAFDDQPSYAELGRLCGIALGRRWTFAAPTPEIFSWGLAGVNELAARVRRRPGIVNFDKIREASAGSWICSVAKAREELGFRPSATLAERLEQTVRWWRAQRWL
- a CDS encoding NAD(P)-dependent oxidoreductase; the encoded protein is MSVRKIVPGETRIGWIGTGVMGSSMCGHLIAKGFSATVYNRTKEKARKLLEAGAQWADSPRGVAEQSDVIFSIVGFPHDVRHVILGEEGALAGSKQGNILVDMTTSEPSLAEEIAQRAKERGVSSVDAPVSGGDVGAREARLSIMIGGDQAVVEALRPCWEAMGKTIIHQGGPGAGQHTKMANQILIATNMIGVCEALLYGYKAGLDLKTMLESVGPGAAGSWSLNNLGPRIIDNNFDPGFFVEHFIKDMGIALAESKRMGISMPGLALSYQLYVALAAQGHQRDGTHALELALAKLSGIDWRKRG
- a CDS encoding DUF1501 domain-containing protein, which gives rise to MLTIHGPRYRFCDGVSRRNFLKIGGLALGGLSLPQLYEAEARAGTRSSHKAVIMIFLPGGPPHQDMFDLKPEAPAEIRGEFNPIATNVPGIEFCEHFPRLAQMADKLAVIRTLVGADGSHSSYMCNSGHNEGGPQPQGGWPALGSVVSKLQGPVDRAVPPFVGLAPRMGHMPWANAGEPGFLGKAHAPFKPDSEGLANMTLSGVTLDRLGDRQTVLAALDRFRRESDASGMMDGMDAFNRRAFDVLTSSKLVEALDLSREDEKLRDCYGRGYPENKDDGGPRLLDNFLVARRLVSAGVRCVTLAFSRWDWHGANFRQGREEMPLLDQGVSALIEDLEQRGMLDDVSVVVWGEFGRTPRINPSAGRDHWPQVACGLLAGGGMRTGQVIGETTRLAEVPKERPVHFQEVFATLYHNLGIDVATTTINDHSGRPTYLLDHREPLRELV
- a CDS encoding DNA-3-methyladenine glycosylase I → MAKKELIRCPWPVADDPLYVAYHDREWGVPVRRDQKIFEFLVLEAFQAGLSWRTILNRREGFRQAFAGFDYEQVATFTKRDEARLMQDTGIIRNRAKIESAVTNAQRFIEVREEFGTFSKYMWSWVGGQPIVNQIRTKADYKATSPEGDAWAKDLKKRGFKFLGPTVIYAHMQATGMVNDHTVDCFRYRELQK
- the holB gene encoding DNA polymerase III subunit delta': MSWQNILGHDDVVEQFRHALAQGRLASTFLFVGPSGVGKRRFAEALAKTLLCQQHLPEQMNPCGTCESCRLFDAGNHPDFQVVEKPEEKSTIPVELFIGRDDRRMREGLCHHLSLKPFLGGRKLAVIDDADYLNAEGANSLLKTLEEPPPRSVLILIGTSADRQLPTIRSRAQTVRFRPLSDEHLAELLRREGLVTDETEAERLLGVAEGSLTRATAWSDPDFWQFRGKLLTHLAEPSQGSVRFAQALNTFVDEAGTQASARRDRARQALAQAAEFYRQLMRGLVGAPLAEDREVRGIVDRALTQWSGDETTAAQCLDRCLKAMEQVDRNANQATVLEAWLDDLARLGA
- a CDS encoding transcriptional regulator produces the protein MEVLIQLQGGLPQTTNSLARTLGVSRRTIFRDLELLRDAGVPLVFDDEHLRYDLTTAGILPPTSFNTSEALSLILLCQELGDTPGVPFCGPARSAALKVESTLPQRLRDHLREVTRAVSIKLAPANPLAGHHTTYEMLLAAIGQRRAVRLRYNSFAEQEVIATKVKSHRLVFSRRSWYLIGRSSLHRATRTFNLGRILDVEVLDERYAIPSRFNLERYLGNAWHLIPEPGPDHEIHVRFRPLVAGNVAEVLWHKTQRVEWHADGSLDYFATVSGLGEISWWILGYGDQAEVLAPAPLRRRVADAAERMAVQYRVVANGKHGAAAEPTTHREKLPAPRRTGKRQLARRARPSAAGKV